One part of the Methylobacterium terrae genome encodes these proteins:
- a CDS encoding SGNH/GDSL hydrolase family protein: MGWRTGRTLSRLLAQGLLAGLLGGLAGPGTARAQYYDDGYGYRRAPAYRPAPAPESQRQFYWPWEDRPSAQPQAQDQGRPAYRGAYRTPRPRREREREVVHSREGRSVQRPKPRPAPVAARPAAPKPKADPHTQIAVFGDSLADLLGQGLDTVYESNPDVVVIRRAKGDSGLVRRDVIDWPKAADDYLKSNPKVTFAVVMVGANDRQPLRDGDQTLEPLSERWRALYRDRVDGLLKVFADRKVPVIWVGEPPMKSETLSADITSLNEIVRDRVQRAGGVYVDIWPAFVDENNRYAASGPDLEGQQAKLRTADGVHFTQAGARKAAHFADVEIKRLIEAKGGTPALPDAVSSLTPEAPPAAGTAKLDDDAAIDRLITAMLPSLPEPPGIPALPVKPAAGPVLPLTRNEVAPNGTLVTGRPRLDRDAGYTLERSLTRGVAPPPQPGRADDFRWPRG; the protein is encoded by the coding sequence ATGGGGTGGCGGACGGGACGGACGCTGTCGCGCCTCCTCGCTCAGGGCCTGCTCGCGGGCCTGCTCGGAGGCCTCGCCGGACCCGGGACGGCCCGGGCGCAGTACTACGACGACGGCTACGGCTACCGTCGCGCGCCCGCCTACCGGCCGGCCCCCGCGCCCGAGTCGCAGCGGCAATTCTACTGGCCGTGGGAGGACCGTCCCTCCGCCCAGCCCCAGGCGCAGGATCAGGGCCGGCCGGCCTATCGCGGCGCCTACCGCACGCCCCGCCCGCGGCGCGAGCGCGAGCGCGAGGTCGTCCACAGCCGCGAGGGCCGCTCCGTGCAGCGGCCGAAGCCCCGCCCCGCCCCGGTCGCCGCCCGCCCCGCCGCCCCGAAGCCGAAGGCCGACCCGCACACCCAGATCGCGGTGTTCGGCGATTCCCTCGCCGACCTGCTCGGCCAGGGCCTCGACACCGTCTACGAATCGAACCCGGACGTCGTGGTGATCCGCCGCGCCAAGGGCGACAGCGGCCTCGTGCGCCGGGACGTGATCGACTGGCCGAAGGCGGCGGACGACTACCTCAAGTCCAATCCGAAGGTGACGTTCGCCGTCGTGATGGTCGGCGCCAACGACCGCCAGCCCCTGCGCGACGGCGACCAGACCCTCGAGCCCTTGAGCGAGCGCTGGCGTGCCCTCTACCGCGACCGGGTCGACGGGCTGCTGAAGGTCTTCGCCGACCGCAAGGTGCCGGTGATCTGGGTCGGCGAGCCGCCGATGAAGAGCGAGACGCTCTCGGCCGACATCACCTCGCTCAACGAGATCGTCCGCGACCGCGTCCAGCGCGCGGGCGGCGTCTACGTCGACATCTGGCCGGCCTTCGTCGACGAGAACAACCGCTACGCCGCGAGCGGCCCGGACCTCGAGGGGCAGCAGGCCAAGCTCCGGACCGCCGACGGCGTGCACTTCACCCAGGCCGGCGCCCGCAAGGCGGCCCACTTCGCCGATGTCGAGATCAAGCGCCTGATCGAGGCGAAGGGCGGCACCCCTGCCCTGCCGGACGCGGTCTCCTCGCTCACCCCGGAGGCGCCGCCGGCCGCGGGCACGGCGAAGCTCGACGACGACGCGGCGATCGACCGGCTCATCACCGCGATGCTGCCGAGCCTGCCGGAGCCACCGGGCATCCCGGCCCTGCCGGTTAAGCCGGCCGCAGGCCCGGTCCTGCCGCTGACCCGCAACGAGGTCGCGCCGAACGGCACGCTCGTCACCGGCCGGCCCCGGCTCGACCGCGATGCCGGCTACACCCTGGAGCGCAGCCTGACCCGCGGCGTGGCGCCCCCGCCCCAGCCCGGCCGGGCGGACGATTTCCGCTGGCCGCGGGGGTGA
- a CDS encoding transglutaminase-like cysteine peptidase gives MRIAGRRNGIGIARVAAFAAALLASVGGAGSQTLAALPAVTVPAAPVGEARPVPAWTEFCARYASECAVDPSEPAQVTLTPRLWQTVTGVNRQVNTSLRAVTDMEHWGVPDRWDLAEDGSGDCEDFQLLKRKLLAQAGLPRRAMRMTVVIDEKGEGHAVLMLRTDRGDLVLDNKTSAVLPWHKTGYTYIKREGDEGVRWVSLGRAVSPVVTANR, from the coding sequence ATGCGTATCGCGGGTCGCCGGAATGGAATCGGAATCGCGCGGGTCGCGGCTTTCGCCGCCGCGCTCCTCGCCTCGGTCGGCGGCGCCGGCAGCCAGACCCTGGCCGCGCTTCCCGCGGTCACCGTACCGGCCGCCCCGGTCGGCGAGGCCCGGCCGGTCCCGGCCTGGACCGAGTTCTGCGCCCGCTACGCCTCCGAATGCGCGGTCGATCCGAGCGAGCCGGCCCAGGTGACGCTCACCCCGCGGCTGTGGCAGACGGTCACCGGCGTCAACCGCCAGGTCAACACCAGCTTGCGCGCCGTGACCGACATGGAGCATTGGGGCGTCCCGGACCGCTGGGACCTCGCCGAGGACGGCTCGGGCGATTGCGAGGATTTCCAGCTGCTCAAGCGCAAGCTGCTGGCCCAGGCCGGCCTGCCGCGGCGCGCGATGCGGATGACGGTGGTGATCGACGAGAAGGGCGAGGGCCACGCCGTGCTGATGCTGCGCACCGACCGCGGCGACCTCGTCCTCGACAACAAGACCAGCGCCGTGCTGCCCTGGCACAAGACCGGCTACACCTACATCAAGCGCGAGGGCGACGAGGGCGTGCGCTGGGTCTCCCTCGGCCGGGCGGTGTCGCCGGTCGTCACCGCGAACCGCTGA
- a CDS encoding multidrug effflux MFS transporter, which yields MSPRRSGQASLTLLVAVTMTGTVALHIFVPALAAAAADLGTTPVAAQLTITLYLVGLACGQLVYGPLSDRFGRRPVLIAGLSLYLAGLFLAIPATSIEVLILARVLQSLGACGSLVLGRAMVRDVSTATDAARKIAILTMAMTLTPALAPAIGGLVAGAFGWRAVFVVLAAVVAGLGALVVLTLPETNRRPVALPGIGAVAGAYLRLLRDPVYRAYVLAGACAGTSLYAFLAVAPFLLVDRLGRSSQEVGLDCLIVVAGMVVGSALAGRLAGRVPILRAAKVGNGVCLAAALALLAIDRAGALTVVTLLAPLVLYAVGIGLLGPNAVAGLMNVDPHAAGSASSLYGFMQMALGALFTLAVATWHDGSATPVAATLLAASVIAALSLRRVRNGPAAGDADL from the coding sequence ATGTCACCACGGCGTTCCGGACAGGCGTCGCTCACCCTCCTCGTCGCCGTGACCATGACCGGGACGGTGGCCCTGCACATCTTCGTGCCGGCGCTCGCGGCGGCGGCCGCCGATCTCGGGACCACGCCGGTCGCGGCGCAGCTGACGATCACCCTCTACCTCGTCGGCCTCGCCTGCGGGCAGCTGGTCTACGGCCCGCTCTCGGACCGGTTCGGCCGCCGCCCGGTGCTGATCGCCGGCCTGTCGCTCTACCTCGCGGGGCTCTTCCTCGCGATTCCCGCCACCTCGATCGAGGTGCTGATCCTCGCCCGGGTGCTGCAGTCGCTCGGGGCCTGCGGCTCCCTGGTCCTCGGCCGGGCGATGGTGCGCGACGTCTCGACCGCCACCGACGCGGCCCGCAAGATCGCGATCCTCACCATGGCGATGACGCTGACGCCGGCGCTCGCGCCGGCGATCGGCGGCCTCGTCGCCGGCGCCTTCGGCTGGCGGGCGGTGTTCGTGGTTCTCGCCGCGGTGGTGGCGGGCCTCGGCGCGCTCGTGGTGCTCACCCTGCCGGAGACCAACCGGCGGCCGGTCGCGCTCCCGGGGATCGGCGCCGTGGCCGGGGCCTACCTGCGGCTCCTGCGCGACCCCGTCTACCGGGCCTACGTGCTCGCCGGGGCCTGCGCCGGCACCAGCCTCTACGCCTTCCTGGCGGTGGCGCCGTTCCTCCTCGTCGACCGGCTCGGGCGCTCGTCGCAGGAGGTCGGACTCGACTGCCTGATCGTGGTGGCCGGGATGGTGGTGGGTTCCGCCCTCGCCGGGCGCCTCGCCGGCCGCGTGCCGATCCTGCGCGCCGCCAAGGTCGGCAACGGCGTCTGCCTCGCCGCCGCCCTGGCGCTCCTGGCGATCGACCGCGCCGGGGCGCTCACCGTCGTGACGCTGCTCGCGCCGCTGGTACTCTACGCGGTCGGCATCGGGCTCTTGGGACCGAACGCGGTGGCCGGGCTGATGAACGTCGACCCCCACGCCGCCGGTTCGGCCTCGAGCCTCTACGGCTTCATGCAGATGGCGCTCGGCGCGCTGTTCACCCTCGCGGTCGCCACCTGGCACGACGGCTCGGCGACCCCTGTGGCGGCGACCCTGCTCGCGGCGTCGGTGATCGCCGCGCTCTCGCTGCGACGGGTTCGAAACGGGCCCGCGGCGGGCGACGCGGACCTGTGA
- a CDS encoding helix-turn-helix domain-containing protein, with translation MVERDATDFRLDRLVAEQQFTLWHDLVQPLFRVSLDRDCAASFRAEIQAVAVSDALLTTCASRAQGFERDAGDVRNSGWDHIVIQHYVAGSFEGLCGDRAVAVAAGDINVLDLNRTLRTRSTDFSNLTLILPRDRLPIAASHDLHGHGIGRANGLAPVIGGHLRSLAAHAPFLSPREASTALDALCLMLSGSDLREADPLVRAAASASVHERICTYIDQHLDDPSLSPAGIAAACRVSRATLYRLFGFDGGVMAYVAGRRLDRAFAALSRPDDGRGGIAQVAYRSGFTSETHFSRSFRSRFGMTPRDARRFARDGLRPAAPGLGPRDWVQTMRRLRETL, from the coding sequence ATGGTGGAGCGGGACGCGACGGATTTCAGGCTCGACCGGCTCGTGGCCGAGCAGCAATTCACCCTGTGGCACGACCTGGTGCAGCCCCTGTTCCGGGTCAGCCTCGACCGGGATTGCGCGGCATCGTTCCGGGCCGAGATCCAGGCCGTGGCGGTCTCCGATGCGCTGCTGACGACCTGCGCGTCGCGGGCGCAGGGTTTCGAGCGCGACGCGGGCGACGTGCGCAACTCCGGCTGGGATCACATCGTGATCCAGCATTACGTCGCGGGGAGCTTCGAGGGGCTGTGCGGCGACAGGGCCGTGGCGGTGGCGGCCGGGGACATCAACGTCCTCGACCTCAACCGCACCCTGCGCACGCGATCGACGGACTTCTCCAACCTCACGCTGATCCTGCCGCGGGACCGGCTTCCGATCGCCGCGTCGCACGACCTGCACGGGCACGGGATCGGCCGGGCGAACGGGCTCGCACCGGTGATCGGCGGCCACCTGCGGAGCCTCGCCGCGCACGCGCCGTTCCTGTCGCCGCGGGAGGCGAGCACCGCCCTCGACGCTCTCTGCCTGATGCTCTCGGGCAGCGATCTGCGCGAGGCCGATCCGCTCGTGCGGGCCGCCGCCAGCGCCAGCGTGCACGAGCGGATCTGCACCTACATCGATCAGCACCTCGACGACCCGAGCCTCAGCCCGGCGGGGATCGCGGCAGCGTGCCGGGTGTCGCGGGCGACGCTGTACCGCCTGTTCGGGTTCGACGGCGGCGTGATGGCCTACGTCGCCGGGCGCCGGCTCGACCGGGCCTTCGCGGCCCTCAGCCGGCCCGACGACGGAAGGGGCGGCATCGCCCAGGTGGCCTATCGCAGCGGATTCACGAGCGAGACCCATTTCAGCCGCTCGTTCCGGAGCCGCTTCGGGATGACCCCGCGGGACGCCCGCCGCTTCGCCCGCGACGGGCTCCGCCCGGCCGCGCCCGGCCTCGGCCCGCGGGACTGGGTGCAGACGATGCGGCGCCTGCGCGAGACGCTGTGA
- a CDS encoding spermidine synthase has translation MRRSLAPGASEAARLAAWTELDTGPIPGTDRVLRLVRRDDEFLIVVDGMELMGSHRSGSERELAALACEELRGHPAPRVLIGGLGMGFTLRAALAVLGPQARVVVAELVPAVAAWARGPLAHVFGDCLDDPRVEIRAGDVNRVIQSGPEAWDAVLLDVDNGPRGLVSRGNDRLYDAWGLKRARWSLRPGGVLGIWSGCPDRKFKSRLQRTGLRVTEHRIRSERPGRTPHVVWLARRPGA, from the coding sequence ATGAGGCGTTCCCTCGCCCCCGGCGCGTCCGAGGCGGCCCGGTTGGCCGCCTGGACCGAACTCGACACCGGCCCGATTCCCGGCACGGACCGCGTCCTGCGCCTCGTGCGGCGCGACGACGAGTTCCTGATCGTCGTCGACGGGATGGAGCTGATGGGCAGCCATCGCAGCGGCTCGGAGCGCGAGCTCGCGGCCCTGGCGTGCGAGGAGCTGCGCGGCCATCCGGCGCCGCGGGTGCTGATCGGCGGGCTCGGCATGGGCTTCACCCTGCGGGCGGCCCTCGCCGTCCTCGGGCCGCAGGCCCGGGTCGTGGTGGCGGAGCTGGTGCCGGCGGTGGCGGCCTGGGCCCGCGGCCCCCTGGCGCATGTCTTCGGCGACTGCCTCGACGATCCGCGGGTCGAGATCCGCGCGGGCGACGTCAACCGGGTGATCCAGTCCGGGCCGGAAGCCTGGGACGCGGTCTTGCTCGACGTCGACAACGGGCCGCGCGGCCTGGTGAGCCGGGGGAACGACCGGCTCTACGACGCCTGGGGCCTCAAGCGGGCGCGCTGGAGCCTGCGGCCGGGCGGCGTGCTCGGCATCTGGTCCGGCTGCCCGGACCGGAAGTTCAAGTCGCGGCTGCAGCGCACCGGCTTGCGCGTGACGGAGCACCGCATCCGTTCCGAGCGCCCCGGGCGCACGCCCCACGTGGTCTGGCTCGCGCGGCGCCCGGGCGCCTGA